The nucleotide sequence ACTACTCCTCCGGCGACGACTCCGACTCGGACGGCACcgatgaggacgaggaggaggaggacgaggaggagagctcctccggcgaggaggagaaggggcggcggcgcgagaggaGGATCGGGTATTACGAGGGCgttgccgacgacgacgaggacggctgCTTCCCGTGGGGCGGCACCGTGGTGCGGACGTGGCAGGATCTACCCCGCCGCATCTCAGGCGGGGCGAGGCTGCTCGCGCCGgggacctcctccgccgcagccgTCCGCCTGTGGGACTCGATCACGgcgagtggcggcggtggggcgtGGTGGGACGCCGATGAAGGCGGCCGTGCCCCGGCCGcggaggcgccgccggtggTACTCGGCTGGCGCCGcgaccacccccacccccacgccgacgagcacgccgcccgccgccgccgccgccgccgcgccggcctcctcgccgccgtcgcgaccTCCCCCAAGTGAGACGTCACGGCACGGCACCGCACGGTGGGCAGGTGTGAATACGGTTTATTAGTCTtccaggtgggccccacctgtcagtggggGAAATAAGGGTGATGGCCATTTGGGAGGGTtggtgtggtgtggtggtgATGGGGAGATTGATTGATTTAGC is from Oryza sativa Japonica Group chromosome 9, ASM3414082v1 and encodes:
- the LOC4346684 gene encoding uncharacterized protein — its product is MMETAAAAMLEAGVGRFRGPSVAALLAEMWAPLAVALAALATLPSLLRRLQVLILRLRSRGKEVISSHISTYYSSGDDSDSDGTDEDEEEEDEEESSSGEEEKGRRRERRIGYYEGVADDDEDGCFPWGGTVVRTWQDLPRRISGGARLLAPGTSSAAAVRLWDSITASGGGGAWWDADEGGRAPAAEAPPVVLGWRRDHPHPHADEHAARRRRRRRAGLLAAVATSPK